A DNA window from Pseudodesulfovibrio thermohalotolerans contains the following coding sequences:
- the murA gene encoding UDP-N-acetylglucosamine 1-carboxyvinyltransferase, whose translation MDKLIIEGGVPLQGSIQVSGAKNAALPILMACLLAEGKVSLTNVPRLADIRTSLKLLNILGCETTFEDNTVTSLCTGLKPEAPYDLVKTMRASVLCLGPLLARLGEAKVALPGGCAIGARPVDLHLRGFERMGAEFEITEGYIKGVCKSGLKGARITLDFPTVGGTENILMAATLAEGETEIENAAREPEVVDLANFLNACGAKITGQGTSVLHIEGVSALKGCEYRIMPDRIEAGTYMVAAAITGGELEILDCPFHDLDAVSYKLREMGLWLQEEENYVLVRRANGLLENVDVTTLPHPGYPTDMQAQLMALMCFGKGTGTIEEKIFENRFMHVLELVRLGADIRLKGRTAMVHGVGKLKGAPVMASDLRASASLVLAGLAAEGTTTIERIYHLDRGYENIEAKLSGVGARIKRVSG comes from the coding sequence ATGGATAAACTTATCATTGAGGGCGGCGTTCCGCTGCAGGGCAGCATTCAGGTCAGCGGCGCGAAAAACGCGGCCCTGCCTATTCTCATGGCCTGTCTCCTGGCCGAGGGAAAGGTGTCCCTGACCAACGTTCCGCGTTTGGCGGATATCCGCACCTCCTTGAAGCTGCTCAACATCCTCGGTTGTGAAACCACCTTCGAGGACAACACTGTCACCAGTCTGTGCACCGGGCTCAAGCCCGAGGCCCCCTATGATCTGGTCAAGACCATGCGCGCTTCGGTTCTCTGCCTCGGTCCGCTTCTGGCGCGCCTCGGCGAGGCCAAGGTCGCCCTGCCCGGCGGCTGCGCCATCGGCGCGCGCCCCGTTGATCTGCACCTGCGCGGCTTCGAGCGCATGGGCGCGGAATTCGAGATTACCGAAGGCTACATCAAGGGAGTTTGCAAGTCCGGCCTCAAGGGAGCCCGGATCACCCTGGACTTTCCCACTGTGGGCGGCACCGAGAACATTCTCATGGCCGCAACCCTTGCCGAGGGTGAAACCGAGATCGAGAACGCAGCCCGTGAGCCCGAGGTCGTTGACCTGGCCAATTTCCTCAACGCCTGCGGAGCGAAGATCACCGGGCAGGGGACCAGCGTCCTGCACATCGAGGGCGTGTCTGCCCTTAAAGGGTGCGAGTACCGCATCATGCCCGACCGCATCGAGGCCGGGACCTACATGGTCGCCGCGGCCATCACCGGCGGCGAACTGGAAATTCTGGACTGCCCGTTCCATGACCTGGACGCGGTCAGCTACAAGCTGCGCGAGATGGGCCTCTGGCTCCAGGAAGAGGAGAATTACGTCCTGGTCCGCAGGGCCAACGGCCTGCTTGAAAACGTGGACGTGACCACGCTTCCGCATCCCGGCTACCCCACGGACATGCAGGCCCAGCTCATGGCGCTCATGTGCTTCGGCAAGGGCACCGGGACCATCGAGGAGAAGATTTTCGAAAATCGTTTCATGCACGTCCTCGAACTGGTCCGTCTGGGAGCGGATATCCGGCTCAAGGGGCGCACCGCCATGGTTCATGGCGTGGGCAAGCTCAAGGGCGCGCCCGTCATGGCCTCCGATCTCCGCGCCAGCGCCTCCCTGGTCCTGGCCGGGCTGGCCGCCGAAGGCACGACCACCATCGAGCGCATCTACCACCTCGATCGTGGGTATGAAAATATCGAGGCCAAGCTCTCCGGTGTGGGCGCGAGGATCAAGCGCGTCAGCGGTTAA
- a CDS encoding lipid-binding SYLF domain-containing protein, with translation MSIRVTYIVSVLLLLALLAGCGVSSAKGAATDRGTAQALVDESSGLLTQWLEKDKDGRLRKLLDQARGVVILPAVGDVSFFFSLGGGNALLAARTDQGWTGPVFMSRTSVGWGLQAGVTKQSGLMIVMHEDDVRYILETGAVLRGQARIVALNAEYDVNETPEFYESGDIYFVGERSGLYAGMALNTGGFSNRIGLNQAFSGVEGGAPDAILFEKKLRPHGAGRLLELLDGAGSSSPENEKDGTEVPPL, from the coding sequence ATGTCGATACGCGTAACCTACATCGTGTCCGTTTTGCTGTTGCTGGCCCTGCTTGCCGGGTGCGGAGTCTCGTCCGCGAAGGGGGCGGCCACCGACCGTGGAACGGCCCAGGCCCTTGTGGACGAATCCTCCGGGCTGCTGACCCAATGGCTGGAGAAAGACAAGGACGGCCGGTTGCGCAAGCTGCTCGATCAGGCCAGGGGGGTTGTCATCCTTCCGGCGGTGGGAGATGTGAGCTTCTTCTTTTCGCTTGGCGGCGGCAACGCGTTGCTGGCCGCCCGCACCGATCAGGGATGGACCGGCCCGGTCTTCATGTCGAGGACTTCCGTTGGCTGGGGGTTACAGGCGGGCGTGACTAAACAGTCCGGCCTGATGATCGTCATGCACGAGGACGACGTCCGTTATATCCTGGAGACGGGCGCGGTGTTGCGCGGTCAGGCCAGGATTGTCGCCCTGAACGCCGAGTACGACGTCAACGAGACTCCCGAGTTTTACGAGTCCGGGGATATCTATTTCGTGGGAGAGCGTTCCGGCCTTTATGCGGGCATGGCCCTGAACACCGGCGGTTTTTCCAATCGCATCGGGCTGAATCAGGCATTCAGCGGCGTGGAGGGCGGTGCCCCCGACGCCATCCTTTTCGAGAAGAAATTGAGGCCCCACGGCGCCGGGCGGCTGCTGGAGCTACTCGACGGAGCCGGTTCCTCCTCTCCGGAAAACGAAAAGGACGGAACCGAAGTTCCGCCCTTATGA
- the selB gene encoding selenocysteine-specific translation elongation factor, with protein sequence MPVIMGTAGHIDHGKTTLIKALTGIDCDRLSEEKKRGITIELGFAFLDLGEDNRLGIVDVPGHEKFVKNMVAGAAGVDFVVLVIAADEGIMPQTREHLEICQLLGVSAGLVALTKIDMVDEEWLEMVKEEVAAYLEPTFLGGAPILPVSAHTGQGLDELKAELRTLVAEFKPRRRSDLFRLPVDRVFTMKGHGTVVTGTMISGSISLGEDVTLYPGSTTSKVRGLQSHGETVETAQAGRRTAVNLAGLEVDDVHRGDVLARPGSLFPSDVWDIELTVLESSRLPLKHRREIHFHHGARDILARIYLLDRDELAPGETAVCQARFSEPMAGVWGDRVVLRSFSPLRAFAGGRVIGPAGHRIKRFSKDVELLGQLASDKPEEVAAAQLELAGPKGVSFAELLTMTNLETKGLEKTLGLLGGQQRAVLFDKEARRYAGGALADRLASELLDFLAEFHRRESMKPGVQRGELASSWGRDLPPKLMHFLLERLLKKGEIEIDQDVFRLKGHKVSLASDQAKVRETILGAYAGGGVTPPNLKDVLDPLGMTAKQAAPVLRLLQDQGELVRVKDDMYYHAQALNGIRDGIVGFFVDHEEMSAPDFKDITGLSRKYLIPVLEYFDKEKLTVRVGDVRRLRKRS encoded by the coding sequence ATGCCCGTCATCATGGGAACCGCAGGCCACATCGATCATGGCAAGACCACGCTCATCAAGGCTCTCACCGGCATCGACTGCGACCGGTTGTCCGAGGAAAAGAAGCGCGGCATCACCATAGAACTGGGGTTCGCCTTTCTGGACCTCGGCGAAGATAACCGCCTCGGCATCGTGGATGTGCCGGGGCACGAGAAATTCGTCAAGAACATGGTCGCGGGAGCGGCGGGCGTGGACTTCGTGGTTCTGGTCATTGCCGCCGACGAGGGCATCATGCCCCAGACCCGCGAGCATCTGGAAATCTGTCAGCTTCTCGGCGTGTCCGCCGGGCTGGTTGCCCTGACAAAGATCGACATGGTCGATGAGGAATGGCTGGAGATGGTCAAGGAGGAGGTGGCTGCCTATCTCGAACCGACCTTCCTCGGCGGCGCGCCCATCCTGCCCGTGTCGGCTCATACCGGCCAGGGGCTCGACGAACTCAAGGCCGAACTCAGAACGCTGGTGGCGGAGTTCAAGCCCCGGCGGCGTTCGGACCTGTTCCGTCTGCCCGTGGACCGTGTCTTCACCATGAAGGGGCACGGCACAGTGGTGACCGGAACCATGATCTCGGGTTCCATCTCTTTGGGCGAGGACGTGACTTTGTATCCGGGCTCGACCACTTCCAAGGTGCGAGGGCTGCAATCCCACGGCGAAACCGTGGAGACGGCCCAGGCCGGGCGGCGCACCGCCGTGAATTTGGCGGGCCTTGAAGTGGACGACGTCCATCGTGGCGACGTCCTGGCCAGGCCCGGCTCCCTGTTTCCGTCCGATGTCTGGGACATCGAGCTGACCGTGCTCGAATCCTCCCGCCTGCCGCTCAAGCATCGTCGGGAGATTCATTTCCACCACGGCGCGCGGGATATCCTGGCCCGCATTTATCTGCTGGACCGCGACGAGCTTGCGCCGGGCGAGACTGCCGTGTGTCAGGCGCGTTTCTCCGAGCCCATGGCCGGAGTGTGGGGCGACCGGGTCGTGCTGCGTTCCTTTTCACCCTTGCGCGCCTTTGCGGGCGGGCGGGTCATCGGCCCCGCCGGGCACCGCATCAAGCGTTTTTCCAAGGACGTGGAGCTACTCGGACAACTCGCCTCGGACAAGCCCGAGGAAGTGGCCGCGGCCCAGTTGGAGCTGGCCGGGCCCAAGGGCGTGAGCTTTGCCGAGCTGCTGACCATGACCAACCTGGAAACCAAGGGGCTGGAAAAGACCCTCGGTCTGCTTGGCGGCCAGCAGCGCGCCGTGCTTTTCGACAAGGAGGCCCGCCGGTATGCGGGCGGCGCGCTGGCCGACAGGCTCGCTTCGGAACTGCTCGACTTCCTGGCGGAGTTCCACCGAAGGGAATCCATGAAACCCGGCGTGCAGCGGGGCGAACTGGCTTCGTCATGGGGCCGGGACCTGCCGCCCAAGCTCATGCACTTCCTTCTGGAGCGGCTGCTCAAGAAGGGCGAGATCGAGATCGATCAGGATGTCTTCCGGCTCAAGGGGCACAAGGTCTCCCTTGCCTCGGATCAGGCCAAGGTGCGCGAGACCATCCTCGGAGCCTATGCCGGGGGCGGGGTCACGCCGCCGAATCTCAAGGATGTCCTTGACCCCCTCGGGATGACCGCCAAGCAGGCCGCGCCCGTGCTGCGGCTCTTGCAGGACCAGGGAGAGTTGGTCCGCGTCAAGGACGACATGTATTATCACGCCCAGGCCCTGAACGGGATACGGGACGGGATCGTCGGCTTCTTCGTCGATCACGAGGAGATGTCCGCGCCGGACTTCAAGGATATTACCGGGCTGTCCCGGAAGTATCTCATTCCGGTCCTGGAATATTTCGACAAGGAAAAATTGACCGTGCGCGTGGGCGACGTTCGCCGCCTGCGCAAACGTTCTTGA
- a CDS encoding aminopeptidase, translating into MSKLQLEYEPKSAWEAFASDEHRKAMNELAADYVKFLSECKTERLVMDYVRERIVEAGFKDDFGGARVFRFNRNKTCFLARKGRRPLSEGYRLVGAHADCPRLDLKQRPLYEDLDICLAKTHYYGGIRKYQWLTIPLALHGTVVKKSGETVTVCIGEDMSDPVFTITDLLPHLAYKEVVKKVEDAFEAEKLNVVLGQSPVLSADDGEEKAKEPFKRMVLEILHNRYGIEEADFLSAEMQAVPAGPARFVGLDESMIGGYGQDDRSSVFCALEALLAEPEPEYCQIVLFWDKEEIGSEGATGAKSYFFEYCMEELVEAWEPGARLSAVLMNGSALSADVSAAMDPDYKDVYEPLNAARLGYGPCFNKFTGHRGKVGANDAHPDFIGWLRSIFDGADIPWHMSELGKVDAGGGGTVAKFLAVYGMDVIDVGVPVLSMHSPFELTSKADIYACILAFREFLKR; encoded by the coding sequence ATGAGCAAGCTGCAACTGGAATACGAACCCAAATCCGCCTGGGAGGCGTTCGCCTCCGACGAGCATCGGAAGGCCATGAACGAACTGGCCGCCGACTATGTGAAATTCCTGAGTGAATGCAAGACCGAGCGGCTGGTCATGGATTACGTGCGCGAAAGAATCGTCGAAGCCGGTTTCAAGGACGACTTCGGCGGGGCGCGGGTTTTCCGTTTCAACCGGAACAAGACCTGCTTCCTGGCCCGCAAGGGCAGGCGGCCCCTGTCCGAAGGGTACCGGTTGGTCGGGGCCCATGCCGACTGCCCGCGTCTGGACCTCAAGCAGCGTCCGCTCTACGAGGACCTGGACATCTGCCTGGCCAAGACCCACTACTATGGGGGCATCCGCAAATATCAATGGCTGACCATTCCCCTCGCCCTGCACGGCACAGTGGTCAAGAAGTCCGGCGAGACCGTTACCGTGTGCATCGGCGAGGACATGTCCGACCCGGTCTTCACCATCACCGACCTGCTGCCGCATCTGGCGTACAAGGAAGTGGTCAAGAAGGTGGAGGACGCCTTCGAGGCCGAGAAGCTGAATGTTGTCCTGGGCCAGTCTCCTGTCTTGTCTGCCGACGACGGTGAAGAAAAGGCCAAGGAGCCGTTCAAGCGCATGGTGCTGGAGATTCTGCACAATCGGTACGGCATTGAAGAGGCGGATTTCCTCAGCGCGGAAATGCAGGCCGTACCCGCGGGTCCGGCTCGTTTCGTCGGCCTGGACGAGTCCATGATCGGCGGCTACGGCCAGGACGACCGCTCCAGCGTGTTCTGCGCCCTTGAGGCCCTGCTGGCCGAGCCCGAGCCGGAGTACTGCCAGATCGTCCTTTTCTGGGACAAGGAGGAGATCGGCTCCGAGGGAGCCACCGGCGCCAAGTCCTATTTCTTCGAATACTGCATGGAGGAGCTGGTGGAGGCCTGGGAACCGGGCGCGCGCCTGTCCGCCGTGCTGATGAACGGCTCGGCCCTGTCCGCCGACGTGTCCGCCGCCATGGACCCGGACTACAAGGACGTGTACGAGCCGCTCAACGCCGCGCGGCTGGGCTATGGTCCCTGCTTCAACAAATTCACCGGCCATCGGGGCAAGGTAGGGGCCAACGACGCCCATCCCGACTTCATCGGTTGGCTGCGCTCCATTTTCGACGGCGCGGACATTCCCTGGCATATGTCCGAGCTGGGCAAGGTGGACGCGGGCGGCGGCGGCACCGTGGCCAAGTTCCTGGCCGTGTACGGCATGGACGTCATTGACGTGGGCGTGCCGGTCCTGTCCATGCATTCGCCCTTCGAGCTGACCTCCAAGGCAGACATCTACGCCTGCATCCTGGCCTTCAGGGAGTTCCTGAAGCGGTAG
- the selA gene encoding L-seryl-tRNA(Sec) selenium transferase, whose product MSNLFRHLPSVDEVLSVLAGAEGIDGLPRPLVKNLVNEFLDICREEIRAGAFSKAEDLSAKALAPRMTAYVRSKARPHFRRVLNATGVVIHTNLGRSLLAKSAIQAVAEACGHYSNCELDLSTGKRGSRYSHVERILSDITGAEAALVVNNNAAAVFIMLETLAKGREVIVSRGQLVEIGGSFRIPDVMSKSGATLREVGATNRTHVHDYEGAIGDETAALMRVHTSNFRVVGFTKEVSLAELRVLGDRYNLPVIEDLGSGTLYSLEGEGLLGEPTVQQVVAQGADVVSFSGDKVLGGPQAGIIVGRREYIDRIKKNPINRAMRIDKMTLAALEATLRLYLDMAEARRRIPTLNMITASPEALKSKARRLADAVREALGDRGEVNMRKGFSRVGGGAFPEYDLPGTMVAVAVRGVAVEDLRDALLDTDPPLVARIEDDEFLLDPRTLASTELKLAAHALEQAVAVLTK is encoded by the coding sequence ATGAGCAATCTTTTCAGGCACCTGCCTTCCGTGGACGAAGTTCTTTCCGTTCTGGCCGGGGCGGAGGGAATCGACGGGCTCCCCCGGCCGCTGGTCAAGAATCTGGTCAACGAATTTCTGGATATCTGCCGCGAGGAAATTCGCGCGGGGGCGTTCTCCAAGGCCGAGGATCTGTCGGCCAAGGCCCTGGCTCCCCGGATGACCGCCTATGTCCGGTCCAAGGCCCGTCCCCATTTCCGCCGGGTGCTCAACGCCACGGGCGTGGTCATCCACACCAACCTGGGCCGTTCGCTGCTGGCCAAGTCCGCCATTCAGGCCGTGGCCGAGGCGTGCGGGCATTATTCCAACTGCGAGTTAGACCTGTCCACAGGCAAGCGTGGCAGCCGTTATTCCCATGTGGAGCGGATTCTTAGCGATATTACGGGAGCCGAGGCCGCCCTGGTGGTCAACAACAACGCGGCCGCCGTTTTCATTATGCTCGAAACCCTGGCCAAGGGGCGCGAGGTCATTGTCTCGCGCGGCCAGTTGGTGGAGATCGGCGGCTCCTTCAGGATTCCGGACGTCATGTCCAAGTCCGGGGCCACGCTTCGGGAGGTCGGCGCCACCAACCGTACCCACGTGCACGACTACGAGGGCGCCATCGGCGACGAGACCGCCGCGCTCATGCGCGTGCATACCTCCAATTTCCGCGTGGTGGGCTTTACCAAGGAAGTCTCCCTGGCCGAACTGCGCGTGCTGGGCGACCGCTACAATCTGCCGGTCATCGAGGACCTGGGGTCCGGGACCCTCTATTCCCTGGAAGGGGAGGGGCTGCTCGGCGAACCCACGGTGCAGCAGGTGGTGGCCCAGGGCGCGGACGTGGTCTCGTTCTCCGGCGACAAGGTTCTGGGCGGTCCCCAGGCGGGCATCATTGTCGGCCGCCGGGAGTACATCGATCGAATCAAGAAGAATCCGATCAATCGGGCCATGCGCATCGACAAGATGACGCTGGCCGCCCTTGAGGCGACCCTTCGTCTGTATCTCGACATGGCCGAGGCCCGGCGCAGGATTCCCACCCTGAACATGATTACCGCCTCGCCCGAGGCGCTCAAGTCCAAGGCCAGGCGGCTGGCCGACGCCGTGCGCGAGGCCCTCGGGGACCGGGGCGAGGTGAACATGCGAAAGGGCTTCTCCCGCGTGGGCGGCGGGGCCTTCCCCGAATACGACCTGCCCGGCACCATGGTTGCGGTGGCGGTCCGGGGAGTGGCCGTGGAGGACTTGCGCGACGCGCTGCTCGACACCGATCCGCCCCTGGTGGCGCGTATCGAGGACGACGAATTTCTGCTGGACCCGCGAACCCTGGCGTCCACCGAACTCAAGCTGGCCGCCCACGCCCTGGAACAGGCCGTGGCCGTCCTGACAAAATAG
- a CDS encoding bifunctional folylpolyglutamate synthase/dihydrofolate synthase codes for MKRFSNYSELTGYMDRLGLFHMDLSLARMEAFRDARGLSGVETVHVVGTNGKGSTTTFFCSLARAHGLKVGTFTSPHFVSPRERIQVNRRMLTEAAWVDLANEVMAVPGGEDLTYFEFQTCLAMIAFERAGVDLAVMEAGLGGRFDATNVFRPGLTLFTPIGMDHEQILGPTLGDIARDKAGAIHEGGVAMTGPQEPEAMVRLQERAEQVHARLVYSVDAAGPVDPARLGLKGIHQTVNARLALAGWRWYAAGRSIPTDRVIEAFGLESAFLPGRFQRVELDDREIILDGAHNAHALKALNAALDADGIRPGRVVFACLRDKTLTDMLPLIRTLTDGPILIPAMEGERASDNHALASAIGERASASESLEAALKSGPQTDGPTLVCGSLYLLSEFYILYPRFLTA; via the coding sequence GTGAAACGCTTCAGCAACTACTCAGAACTTACCGGCTACATGGACAGGCTCGGTCTGTTCCACATGGATTTGAGCCTCGCCCGCATGGAAGCCTTCCGGGATGCCCGGGGGCTGTCAGGCGTGGAGACGGTTCATGTGGTCGGCACCAACGGCAAAGGCTCCACCACGACTTTTTTCTGTTCGCTGGCCCGTGCGCACGGGCTCAAGGTGGGAACATTCACCTCGCCTCATTTCGTCTCCCCCCGGGAGCGCATCCAGGTCAACCGGCGTATGCTCACCGAGGCCGCCTGGGTCGATTTGGCCAACGAAGTCATGGCTGTACCGGGCGGAGAAGACCTCACCTATTTCGAATTTCAGACCTGTCTGGCCATGATCGCCTTCGAACGGGCCGGGGTGGACCTGGCCGTCATGGAGGCCGGGCTGGGCGGACGGTTTGACGCGACCAACGTGTTCCGGCCCGGGCTGACACTGTTCACGCCCATCGGCATGGACCACGAGCAGATTCTCGGTCCCACTCTCGGCGACATCGCCCGGGACAAGGCCGGGGCCATCCACGAGGGCGGAGTGGCCATGACCGGCCCTCAGGAGCCCGAGGCCATGGTCCGGTTGCAGGAGCGCGCCGAGCAGGTTCATGCGCGGCTGGTCTACTCCGTGGACGCTGCCGGACCCGTGGACCCTGCGCGGCTCGGGCTCAAGGGCATACATCAGACGGTCAACGCGCGCCTGGCCCTGGCCGGGTGGCGGTGGTACGCGGCTGGCCGGTCCATACCCACCGACCGCGTCATAGAAGCCTTCGGCCTGGAGAGCGCCTTCCTGCCGGGCCGTTTCCAGCGCGTTGAGCTGGACGACCGGGAGATCATATTGGACGGTGCGCACAACGCTCACGCCCTCAAGGCCCTGAACGCGGCCCTGGACGCCGACGGCATCCGGCCCGGACGGGTGGTTTTCGCCTGCCTGCGCGACAAGACCCTGACCGACATGCTACCGCTCATCCGCACCCTGACGGACGGCCCGATCCTGATTCCGGCTATGGAAGGGGAGCGGGCTTCCGACAACCACGCCCTTGCCTCGGCCATAGGAGAACGGGCGTCGGCGTCGGAGTCTCTGGAAGCGGCGCTGAAATCGGGACCACAGACGGACGGTCCGACACTCGTTTGCGGGTCCTTGTATTTGCTTTCGGAGTTCTATATCCTGTATCCTCGTTTTCTTACCGCCTAA
- a CDS encoding methyl-accepting chemotaxis protein: MLRKLTIKARILLLICLIVLFVTGFTLAFLDGVNKVKNVGVDFASQAMVEGERRKLEVATQAMAETVGTAITDAHSPEAKVEIIRKLVDGIRFEDDKSGYFFVYNGTINVALPPDHAKQGKDLSGLRDPNGVQLVVELNNLAHNGGGFLTYIWPKPGKGDQPKLSYAALIPGTDMWIGTGVYLDNVEEEKASITNRMEDIVSSYIWGIGGAILGLFALVILPVCLLIVRSIVQPLNEALGLADQVAAGDLTRDIESGYNDEPGRLTASLGVMVKRLRQIVGQAKDGADQVASGSSEVTGSATSLADGANRQAASVEEVSAAMEEMIGQIGRNTENAAQTERMAHQTAQDAQKGGETVMEAVHSIKNIAEKISIIEEIARQTNLLALNAAIEAARAGEAGKGFAVVAAEVRKLAERSGAAASEIGELSTVTLAKADEAGAMLTRMVPDIRKTADLVQEISAASSEQNAGAREINKAIQELDGVIQQNAGASEELASAAREFTSQATQLQQAMQYFTIDTRTVGRPTRTTVSRAPQGQLPPTRPTAPAKTGVDLDMSSTQEDEDFERF, translated from the coding sequence ATGCTCAGAAAGCTCACCATCAAGGCCCGAATTTTATTGTTGATATGCCTTATCGTTCTGTTCGTCACAGGGTTCACCCTGGCTTTTCTCGACGGCGTGAACAAGGTCAAAAACGTCGGCGTCGACTTTGCCTCGCAGGCGATGGTCGAAGGCGAAAGGCGCAAACTCGAAGTCGCCACCCAGGCCATGGCGGAAACCGTGGGCACGGCCATAACCGACGCCCACAGCCCGGAAGCCAAGGTCGAAATCATCCGCAAGCTGGTGGACGGCATCCGCTTCGAGGATGACAAATCCGGCTATTTCTTTGTCTACAACGGCACCATCAACGTCGCCCTGCCCCCCGACCATGCCAAACAGGGCAAGGACTTGTCCGGCCTCAGGGACCCCAACGGGGTGCAACTGGTGGTCGAGCTAAACAACCTGGCCCACAACGGCGGCGGGTTCCTGACCTACATCTGGCCCAAGCCCGGCAAAGGCGACCAGCCCAAGCTCTCCTACGCGGCCCTCATTCCGGGCACCGACATGTGGATCGGCACAGGTGTCTACCTCGACAACGTGGAAGAGGAGAAGGCGAGCATCACCAACAGGATGGAAGACATCGTCTCTTCATATATATGGGGCATAGGCGGGGCGATCCTCGGCCTGTTCGCCCTGGTGATCCTTCCCGTCTGCCTGCTCATCGTCCGATCCATCGTCCAGCCCCTGAACGAGGCCCTTGGACTGGCGGACCAGGTGGCTGCGGGCGATCTGACCCGCGACATCGAGTCCGGATACAACGATGAACCCGGCAGGCTGACCGCCTCGCTGGGAGTGATGGTCAAACGGCTGCGGCAAATCGTGGGCCAGGCCAAGGACGGCGCGGACCAGGTGGCCTCGGGCAGCTCCGAGGTGACGGGCTCGGCCACATCCCTGGCCGACGGAGCCAACCGCCAGGCCGCGTCGGTGGAAGAGGTCTCCGCCGCCATGGAAGAGATGATCGGCCAGATCGGCCGGAACACCGAGAACGCCGCCCAGACCGAGCGGATGGCCCACCAGACCGCACAGGACGCGCAAAAAGGCGGCGAGACCGTCATGGAAGCGGTCCACTCCATCAAGAACATCGCCGAGAAAATATCGATCATAGAGGAAATCGCGAGACAGACCAACCTGCTGGCCCTGAACGCGGCCATCGAGGCGGCCCGCGCGGGCGAAGCGGGCAAGGGTTTCGCGGTGGTCGCCGCCGAGGTGCGCAAGCTGGCCGAACGAAGCGGAGCCGCCGCATCGGAAATCGGCGAGCTGTCCACCGTCACCCTGGCCAAGGCGGACGAAGCCGGAGCCATGCTTACCCGCATGGTGCCCGACATCCGCAAGACCGCCGATCTGGTCCAGGAAATCTCGGCGGCCAGCTCCGAGCAGAATGCCGGAGCCCGTGAGATCAACAAGGCCATCCAGGAACTGGACGGTGTGATTCAGCAGAACGCGGGCGCCTCGGAAGAGTTGGCCTCAGCGGCCCGCGAGTTCACCAGCCAGGCCACCCAGCTCCAACAGGCGATGCAGTACTTCACCATCGACACCCGAACCGTCGGCCGCCCCACCCGGACCACGGTTTCCCGCGCGCCCCAGGGGCAACTGCCGCCCACCCGACCGACTGCGCCCGCAAAGACGGGGGTTGACCTCGACATGAGTTCCACTCAGGAGGACGAAGACTTCGAACGGTTCTAG
- a CDS encoding AEC family transporter gives MENLVLLGVCLLLGVGLRMAGIIDERGTAGLNAVIIHMSLPALALLHVHDLPIGPELVLPAAMAWIVFGVGWLFFTFMGRRMGWDRATVACLALTGGLGNTSFVGLPMIEAFFGREYLGVGMLCDTAGSFLVLAVPGILLAAGASGQGVRGRELVRRVLLFPPFVAIVLGFALQPVPYPEWVSELLGRMGATLSPLALLSVGLTLRFGAIRGKGRELLVGLGYKMVLAPILIFTLYVLVLGRTDMVTMVTVFEAATGPMIAGGIVAMTYGVRPRLVAAMLGVGIPLAFLNLPLWQWMLKAV, from the coding sequence ATGGAGAATCTAGTGCTGCTGGGCGTCTGCCTCCTGCTGGGTGTGGGGTTGCGGATGGCCGGGATTATCGATGAGCGCGGGACCGCCGGTCTGAACGCGGTCATCATCCATATGTCGTTGCCCGCCCTGGCCCTGCTGCACGTTCATGACCTGCCCATCGGCCCGGAGCTGGTTTTGCCTGCGGCCATGGCCTGGATCGTGTTCGGCGTGGGCTGGCTGTTTTTCACCTTCATGGGCCGCCGCATGGGCTGGGACCGCGCGACCGTGGCCTGCCTCGCCCTGACCGGCGGGCTGGGCAACACGTCCTTTGTAGGGCTGCCCATGATCGAAGCCTTTTTCGGCCGGGAGTATCTCGGCGTGGGTATGCTCTGCGATACGGCGGGGTCGTTCCTGGTTCTGGCCGTGCCCGGCATTCTCTTGGCGGCCGGAGCTTCCGGTCAGGGGGTGCGCGGCCGTGAACTCGTTCGCAGAGTGCTGCTTTTCCCCCCGTTTGTCGCCATCGTTTTGGGCTTCGCCCTTCAGCCGGTGCCGTATCCCGAGTGGGTCAGCGAACTGCTCGGCCGCATGGGGGCGACCCTGAGTCCCCTGGCCTTGCTTTCCGTTGGGCTGACCCTGCGTTTCGGGGCCATCCGGGGAAAGGGCAGAGAACTGCTCGTCGGGTTGGGCTACAAGATGGTCCTGGCTCCCATCCTCATCTTTACCTTATACGTCCTGGTCCTCGGAAGGACCGATATGGTCACCATGGTCACGGTCTTCGAGGCCGCCACTGGGCCTATGATCGCCGGCGGGATCGTCGCCATGACTTACGGCGTCCGTCCCCGGCTGGTGGCGGCGATGCTCGGAGTGGGCATCCCGCTCGCCTTCCTGAATCTGCCGTTGTGGCAATGGATGCTCAAGGCTGTCTGA
- a CDS encoding DUF6538 domain-containing protein: MPQIARSPNHLYRKGSIYYFRHVIPQDIRDSLGRSEIRISLQTGYLDEADPKPEY, translated from the coding sequence ATGCCGCAAATCGCACGCTCCCCGAACCATCTTTACCGGAAGGGCTCAATCTATTACTTTCGCCACGTCATCCCGCAAGACATACGGGATTCGTTGGGCCGCTCCGAAATCAGGATATCCCTACAGACGGGATATCTGGACGAGGCAGACCCAAAGCCCGAATATTGA